The following are encoded in a window of Paenibacillaceae bacterium GAS479 genomic DNA:
- a CDS encoding AraC-type DNA-binding protein gives MNYSFTSRKTDDRSNVDLALYECGAEQYRPNYHVGPAARDYYLIHYIDSGKGKFITKNRTYEVSKGDGFVIYPGEVVYYGVEEDDPWHCYWVGFHGLNTLQYLEHCGLNDENRLFHFDDDGLLIDNMSAIIQSSSNYSVPYIKSLGLLYIFFSLLTEQHNKNNKNSMNLSKENIHVLQAVQYIQHQYMHDFKISELADRLGFNRSYFCSIFKKYMKVSPKQYLMNIRISRACELMKHSDLNISEIARSTGFNDPLYFSKIFKKLRFHSPQVYKSQELWKQEDNSLLDKTR, from the coding sequence ATGAATTACTCATTCACTTCCCGCAAAACAGATGACAGAAGCAATGTCGATCTGGCCTTATACGAATGCGGTGCAGAGCAGTACCGCCCTAACTATCATGTTGGGCCGGCTGCAAGAGATTATTATCTGATCCATTACATCGATAGCGGGAAAGGGAAGTTTATAACGAAGAACCGAACCTACGAAGTGAGCAAAGGAGACGGTTTTGTTATTTATCCAGGAGAAGTCGTATACTACGGTGTAGAGGAAGACGACCCTTGGCATTGCTACTGGGTAGGCTTCCATGGACTGAATACTTTACAATATCTAGAGCATTGCGGCTTGAACGATGAGAATCGCTTGTTTCATTTCGATGATGACGGTCTTTTAATCGATAATATGTCAGCTATCATTCAATCTTCCAGCAATTATTCCGTTCCTTATATTAAAAGCTTAGGGCTATTGTATATTTTCTTTTCCCTATTAACAGAGCAACACAATAAAAATAATAAAAATAGCATGAATTTAAGCAAAGAGAATATACATGTGCTGCAAGCTGTGCAATATATTCAGCATCAATATATGCACGATTTTAAAATATCCGAGCTTGCCGACCGCTTAGGGTTTAATCGCAGCTATTTTTGTTCTATTTTTAAAAAGTATATGAAGGTTTCTCCCAAGCAATACTTAATGAATATTAGAATCTCTCGAGCCTGTGAGCTGATGAAACACTCCGATCTGAATATTTCTGAGATTGCCCGCTCCACTGGCTTCAACGATCCGTTATATTTCTCCAAAATATTTAAAAAACTAAGATTTCATTCTCCACAAGTATATAAAAGTCAGGAGCTATGGAAGCAAGAAGACAACTCCCTATTAGACAAAACAAGGTAA
- a CDS encoding Site-specific recombinase XerD gives MASFFHAYCPEGVNSKYRLIVFDDKKEAFIPLTEFYHDQFNRISESSVIAYLNTLEPFFYWLKYKSYYKARKVSWDDDPEAVKEAVRQYLIEQMNCKIRGRDGHEGVYLTSKSSKTVQLFLSAIKGFYKTMIRLKKYTQANPLIDLEYKDSVSEQPGERGNRPRMPKAAGTEEPLSFRKQTDSYFKIINEEWVPEIIGDWDLPYRIYQAGDTQGWRLRDEVITRFMFETGARISEILELTVGDYRKRSDIHELAATNKGSFKRRIKFIRISPETLKLLIKYVNSERRHFASTQVKFNDLPDGEPLFLSTRGTPYTYSAFYSNWSTITKNAGIKLNPHKARHWFVTSMLRGIYEQSETAAQIEDKKKQLIEYMKWRDPETLSVYEHYYDEQKFRDLHEKLQESYMQREKEYFKSAKKRSVVKSPEILTAFELKSSEEKQDWLNEFFEGMEP, from the coding sequence ATGGCTTCGTTTTTTCATGCATATTGTCCTGAAGGAGTGAACAGCAAATACCGTCTCATTGTTTTTGACGATAAGAAGGAGGCGTTCATTCCTCTTACAGAGTTTTATCACGATCAGTTCAACAGGATCAGTGAGAGTTCCGTAATCGCTTATTTAAACACCTTAGAGCCATTCTTTTATTGGTTAAAGTACAAAAGCTACTACAAAGCCAGAAAGGTTTCTTGGGATGATGATCCAGAGGCTGTTAAGGAAGCGGTAAGGCAATATTTAATAGAACAGATGAATTGTAAGATTCGTGGCAGAGACGGACATGAAGGCGTGTACTTAACGAGTAAAAGCTCCAAAACTGTTCAGCTGTTTCTGTCCGCTATTAAAGGTTTTTATAAAACCATGATTCGCTTAAAGAAGTATACACAGGCCAATCCACTAATCGATTTAGAATATAAAGATAGTGTTTCTGAACAACCAGGGGAAAGAGGGAACAGACCAAGGATGCCCAAAGCGGCAGGTACCGAGGAACCGCTATCTTTCAGAAAACAAACAGATTCTTATTTTAAGATCATTAATGAAGAATGGGTACCTGAGATCATTGGAGATTGGGATCTGCCATACCGCATTTACCAGGCTGGGGATACTCAGGGTTGGCGACTAAGGGATGAAGTAATAACCAGATTTATGTTTGAAACAGGGGCGAGAATATCTGAGATATTAGAGCTTACCGTTGGGGATTACAGAAAACGTTCGGATATCCATGAACTAGCTGCTACGAATAAAGGCAGCTTTAAGCGACGAATCAAGTTCATTCGGATATCTCCTGAAACATTAAAGTTATTAATAAAATACGTGAACTCAGAGCGACGTCATTTCGCAAGCACACAAGTAAAATTCAACGACTTACCTGATGGCGAACCATTATTTTTATCAACCAGGGGTACTCCATACACATACTCAGCTTTTTATTCAAATTGGTCTACCATCACCAAAAATGCCGGGATCAAACTAAATCCACATAAAGCAAGGCATTGGTTTGTGACTTCCATGTTGCGCGGCATTTATGAGCAATCTGAAACAGCTGCCCAAATCGAAGACAAGAAGAAGCAGCTTATTGAATATATGAAATGGCGAGACCCAGAGACATTAAGCGTGTATGAGCATTATTACGATGAACAGAAATTCCGAGATTTACATGAGAAGCTTCAGGAGAGCTACATGCAACGCGAGAAAGAGTATTTCAAATCAGCTAAGAAGCGCTCAGTGGTCAAATCACCTGAAATACTTACGGCTTTTGAGCTTAAGAGCTCCGAGGAGAAACAAGACTGGTTAAATGAATTTTTTGAAGGGATGGAACCGTAG